The following are from one region of the Dreissena polymorpha isolate Duluth1 chromosome 2, UMN_Dpol_1.0, whole genome shotgun sequence genome:
- the LOC127867313 gene encoding uncharacterized protein LOC127867313 isoform X3, translating into MRSSSERVSISAVMLSINAIYQGFHLSCSRLIDKSESINFLIETDREDFTCKYLDDASNTTYGIGECIYSFSTCFPPNEPVSGLTFNYSATLTTGIITVLNVNKSLHGTVYCYKTYNVLINASLELPVECTTQNNGTSSNNTSKSKLAVILGSILGGACVVILIIIAIACRCCRREYEADYPANTLLTMEQIEKKSSKMQGFTSTLGCIDWTHVHIKKPVNHVEGYIGRKGVPTINVQAVYDASYRITSFTQVHCQLARAKA; encoded by the exons ATGCGCTCGTCATCGGAAAGAGTAAGCATTTCAGCTGTTATGCTATCCA TAAACGCCATTTATCAAGGATTCCATCTAAGCTGCTCACGACTTATCGACAAGAGTGAATCGATTAATTTTCTTATTGAAACAGACAGGGAGGATTTTACTTGCAAATATCTAGATGACGCGTCCAATACAACATACGGAATAGGGGAGTGTATATATTCGTTTTCAACGTGTTTCCCCCCTAACGAACCCGTTTCAG GACTGACATTTAATTATAGCGCTACTCTGACTACTGGAATTATCACTGTCTTGAATGTTAATAAAAGTTTACATGGAACAGTTTATTGCTACAAGACATACAACGTGCTGATAAACGCCTCGCTAGAGTTACCTGTCGAGTGCACAACACAAAACAacg GCACTTCTTCTAACAACACGTCAAAAAGCAAGCTGGCCGTAATTCTCGGTTCTATTCTCGGTGGAGCATGCGTAGTGATACTGATTATAATTGCCATCGCGTGTAGGTGCTGTAGAAGAGAATATGAAGCTG ATTATCCCGCGAATACACTGTTAACAATGGAACAAATAGAGAAAAAGTCCTCCAAAATGCAAG GTTTTACAAGTACTTTGGGGTGCATCGATTGGACGCATGTGCATATCAAGAAGCCAGTAAACCATGTAGAAGGATACATAGGGCGAAAGGGCGTTCCCACCATCAACGTTCAG GCTGTGTATGATGCCAGCTACAGAATAACGAGCTTCACTCAAGTTCACTGCCAGTTGGCCAGGGCGAAAGCATGA
- the LOC127867313 gene encoding uncharacterized protein LOC127867313 isoform X5 codes for MRSSSERVSISAVMLSINAIYQGFHLSCSRLIDKSESINFLIETDREDFTCKYLDDASNTTYGIGECIYSFSTCFPPNEPVSGLTFNYSATLTTGIITVLNVNKSLHGTVYCYKTYNVLINASLELPVECTTQNNGTSSNNTSKSKLAVILGSILGGACVVILIIIAIACRCCRREYEADYPANTLLTMEQIEKKSSKMQGDACYLGLRF; via the exons ATGCGCTCGTCATCGGAAAGAGTAAGCATTTCAGCTGTTATGCTATCCA TAAACGCCATTTATCAAGGATTCCATCTAAGCTGCTCACGACTTATCGACAAGAGTGAATCGATTAATTTTCTTATTGAAACAGACAGGGAGGATTTTACTTGCAAATATCTAGATGACGCGTCCAATACAACATACGGAATAGGGGAGTGTATATATTCGTTTTCAACGTGTTTCCCCCCTAACGAACCCGTTTCAG GACTGACATTTAATTATAGCGCTACTCTGACTACTGGAATTATCACTGTCTTGAATGTTAATAAAAGTTTACATGGAACAGTTTATTGCTACAAGACATACAACGTGCTGATAAACGCCTCGCTAGAGTTACCTGTCGAGTGCACAACACAAAACAacg GCACTTCTTCTAACAACACGTCAAAAAGCAAGCTGGCCGTAATTCTCGGTTCTATTCTCGGTGGAGCATGCGTAGTGATACTGATTATAATTGCCATCGCGTGTAGGTGCTGTAGAAGAGAATATGAAGCTG ATTATCCCGCGAATACACTGTTAACAATGGAACAAATAGAGAAAAAGTCCTCCAAAATGCAAG GCGATGCTTGTTACCTCGGGCTACGTTTTTAA
- the LOC127867313 gene encoding uncharacterized protein LOC127867313 isoform X4 — protein MRSSSERVSISAVMLSINAIYQGFHLSCSRLIDKSESINFLIETDREDFTCKYLDDASNTTYGIGECIYSFSTCFPPNEPVSGLTFNYSATLTTGIITVLNVNKSLHGTVYCYKTYNVLINASLELPVECTTQNNDYPANTLLTMEQIEKKSSKMQGFTSTLGCIDWTHVHIKKPVNHVEGYIGRKGVPTINVQAVYDASYRITSFTQVHCQLARAKA, from the exons ATGCGCTCGTCATCGGAAAGAGTAAGCATTTCAGCTGTTATGCTATCCA TAAACGCCATTTATCAAGGATTCCATCTAAGCTGCTCACGACTTATCGACAAGAGTGAATCGATTAATTTTCTTATTGAAACAGACAGGGAGGATTTTACTTGCAAATATCTAGATGACGCGTCCAATACAACATACGGAATAGGGGAGTGTATATATTCGTTTTCAACGTGTTTCCCCCCTAACGAACCCGTTTCAG GACTGACATTTAATTATAGCGCTACTCTGACTACTGGAATTATCACTGTCTTGAATGTTAATAAAAGTTTACATGGAACAGTTTATTGCTACAAGACATACAACGTGCTGATAAACGCCTCGCTAGAGTTACCTGTCGAGTGCACAACACAAAACAacg ATTATCCCGCGAATACACTGTTAACAATGGAACAAATAGAGAAAAAGTCCTCCAAAATGCAAG GTTTTACAAGTACTTTGGGGTGCATCGATTGGACGCATGTGCATATCAAGAAGCCAGTAAACCATGTAGAAGGATACATAGGGCGAAAGGGCGTTCCCACCATCAACGTTCAG GCTGTGTATGATGCCAGCTACAGAATAACGAGCTTCACTCAAGTTCACTGCCAGTTGGCCAGGGCGAAAGCATGA